Below is a genomic region from Trichoderma asperellum chromosome 2, complete sequence.
GCGTATTTGCTGTAGAGGAGCTTGAAATGCTGGTTTCAGCAGAGCTACTACCCGAGATTGAAGCAGTTGCTGGCGACGTTGAGACGTCTGTCTCTGTTGATGAGCGTTCTCCAACAGAAGTTGAGGTGCCTGCTACCGTAGTGCTGGCACTTGTAGCTGGGATATCAACAGTTGTGGACGTGCCAGCAGCATTGTCAGAGGTAACAGACGTCGCAACCGTAGTAGAATTATCAACAGCACTGCTAGATGTGGTTGGGATAGCAGTTGAGGGGGAAGTATTAACCACGCCGCTTGAAGTGGCTGAGGCAGCTActgtagtggtggtggtatcAATGCTACTAGACGTGCTTAGAGCAGCAACCGTACTGGAACTTTCCACAGCGCTGTGAGACGTAGCAGTAGGGACAGCAGTTGTGCTGGAAGTATTCCCAACACTGCTCGATGTCTCAGGAGCAGCACTAGAGATGGTGCTTGACCCCCCTTGAGTAGTACTCGTTGTAGCCACAATGGGAATTACAGACAATACTTCGGCCGAAGTTGTGGCTGAGATTTGGCTCTGAGTAGGGGTGCTGGAAATGAGTGAGTCGGGGATATTGGCTGTTGAGTGCGTCAAGGTTTCGAGGACCGGCCGAGGAGTTGAGGCAGTGGGTGCCACAGGCTCGACAGAAGACCTATGTTCAAGTTagatttctcttcttcatctttatGATAAGAGAAGAACATACTCCGGTCTTGATGGGATTTCAGATGTCCCAGGTATAGATGTCTCGGCTCTGGCTACTTTGGGCCTGTATATCACAGAGCGTGTCAGTATCGTAGAAGCAAACCTaaagagagaggcagaaAGGATAAGGACTCATACATTCTGGCATCCAGACGCGGCACCGGGCCCGCCTTTGCaagccaagcagccaagagCACGCTCAGAGCCGTATTGAATAGCATATCACAACGCATTATAGGAGTTGTAGTTGGTATAGAGAAGATTATCGCACAGCGATATAAGGCAaggaaacgaaaaaaaagtaggAAACACGGTATTGGTAAAGATCGGCAAAAGCAAGGCTGTGTTATGCCAAAGGGgatgaatgaataaataaataattagtgGCGAACGAGGTCTGGAGATCCACGACAGCAAAAATGCGTGTTCAGCACCTCAAAGAGATTGTTGCGTTCGGTGGGTCTCACGAGAGAGCTCggcgaaagaaagaaaaaaaacttgctTGAACAAGCGGCCGATCCGTAAacaggaaaaggagaggaaaggaaaggaatgAGAATTATTAAGGTGGATTGCTGTTTTCccgcaaaaacaaaaatgccCCAGTCAAGATTAGCTGTGaatagcaaagaaaagagagttgGCGTGTGTAACTCGGCAAAAGCAGCGTATAAGTGAAAGAGATTGATCgacagaaaggaaaagaaacgggaagaaaaaaaaaagaatgggaAAATGCAAAGACAGAcaaatgagagagagagagagagataaagaaaaaaggaaaaggaaaaggaaattcCAGAGCACCGGAAACACACAGGAGAGACACGATATGCAACCTTAATATCTTGAGATCAGGAACCAAGAACAGGAACCATTGGGAAAGGATCGTCCTCTGCATTAAGTatcccccccttcttctctatCCGCTAAGCCCTCTCCATCCATGTCCATCCATCTCGGGCCTGATGCGCGcgttgcttctgcttctcggCATACCAAGCCGTCGCCGCGACCTCCAAGCCAGGGGTGCAGGCCGTCAGCCCActcgcttctctctcttgcttcACCGGAATTCAAAATAGCTTCTCCATGTCCCTGGCAGGCCGTCGTCTGAGAGTGTCCGGCTGCATCCGCGCGGTTGGCCAGCGCAAGGCCCCGACAAGCTGAGGTTGTACCCAGAGGCCGATTTGCATGGAGCCTGGCTAATCTTATGGTGTTGCGCTGCAGCCGCCGTTTGGGTGGGCGAGGCGTGCTGGCCTATCAGAGCCGCCCCACCGCTGCCACCTGTGGCTCAGCAACAAGGGCCTGATTAAGCGCCAGAAGGCATTTGCAGCCTGGCTTTCCTTGTTTTATTCCACGGCCGGATCCAGAGGAATGAGTTTTTCCCCATTTACGCACTCGTTTTTCATttgcttttttgtttttctcggATGTCCATTCCGTGATGACAACGTGATCGTGGTGTCAAAGCGTGGAACGGCCTTTAGCAAGCAGTTGCGCTTTGTGCTACTTATCCATTCACACATTGCCCACCCGCAAACAGTTAGCTAACAAGAACAAACCGTCTCAGCTCTATCTGCTACCATGTTAAGCTCCTCCTTCGGCTGTGCTCACAATCCCATTCtcaattttaatttaaagcttcgattttattttaaattctaaaaacaaaaaaaatgtttGCACATTGATCTCTTGTACTTCGTATTGCCGTACCTACCGTACCCTCGACCAGATATTAGTAGTAGTTCGCCCAATCGGAGCCTCTATCGATCCCTGCCCCTGGACGACGATTCTAAGATGAGACAGATAGCCGCCGCTCGTCTCTCCAGACCCGGTCCCATTCATCAGCCTCTGGTTCTTAGAATAGAAGCACCTGAAATTTCACGGTAGCACCAAGTGGATTGCGACGCATATTTATTTGCATCTACGCGCATGCATAGATCGGCTCCAAGCTCTGGCCAATCGACCACATGTGTGATATAGCTAGTGTGTAGCTGCGAGTAATGATAcagtttatatattctatTCGTCAGATATATTCGCAAGTCCCAGCAGTCGTATTTCCATCCAGCCagtatatacatgtagttttCTTCAAATCCGATTCCCTTCTTAAAAACGCCCTCGCCTCATGCTTCATGTTTCAAAAATTGCACAGATTCCTTGTCTCTTATGGAAGTCGAGCCGGAAAAAATTGCCATTCACTTTCCGGCCTAAGTCTCAGCTTCCCTTCTCGTATCTGCCCAGGATAAGCGCACCCGCTCTAATACGCGCGCCAGTATATTGATGGATTCATCCTCTTGCATTTCAGCGTAAGCTTCCACAGCCTCTTCGTCAGGCCACGACCAATTCAGTCCGGCTACGCCAATGGCTTCGCGTAGTGACTCCACCTCTCCTTGTTCGAGCATCGGCTCGGCTAAGAGTCGAAAAGCGCATAGAGTTTCAACAAAGTCAGCATATGGCGGCGGCTCGTCCACATCAGACAATGCTTGGACAACGCCAGGCTGCCCCCACTCCTGAATTAACCACTTCAGCAGCTGGGCCATTTGCTGAAACTCGCCCAGATATGCCAAGGAGAGCATGTATTCGTAAGCATGCTCGCTACGAGCTGGGTCCTTTCGCCACATCATCCCTTCTAATGGTTCCAGTTCCTTTGCACCCAGTAACTGCCGTGAATCTCTCTCGTGCAAGAGAAGCTTGTCAAACAGTTCGTTCATTTGAAGGGTAGAAGCTCGTAGGGCACGGAACAAATCCAGGGCTCCTGACTTGTCGTCAAACGTGTCCCAGTGCATAGCATCCCTATGCCTAGATTTCCCATCGTATAAAGGCCACAAGGCGTGGTTTTCTATCTTTAACGAGCCAGACTCCATTTCCGTGGAAAGTTGTCCAAGTTCGCGTTTGGCTATTTTTCGCAAGGTTTTGCTAAATTGGATAAATTGGGGAAGTGTAATCCCAGAGGGTCCATCAAGTTTCTTAATAATATGAAGAGACAGCTTGAGTTGCTGATGAACGGCTATCCTCAAGCCGTAGTGGTGCTGTGATAGATGTTTTAGAATCGCGCCCCAGATGAAGTCGGACAGTGGAGTTCGATCGGTTCCCAGTCGCTGCTCTGCCAGTTCAATAGCTCGTATCATGTACTTCCTCGCTAGTTTGCCCTCTTGCCGTATCATTACTTGGATACAGGCTGATATGAGACTTATGGGCACTTTCTTTAGAGCTTGTACATCCATCTCTTGAGACATTAGACGGTACAAGGCCCCAGTTCCGTCGCTATCATGCAGATATTTCCGCGCCATTTCCATCGATTCCGTGTTGGCTACCAGAATTTGAAGGCAGCTCCCTGTAGGACGGATGCCATCCAGCTGCATCCTTTCATACAGCTGAGATATGCTTGGTGGGCGGATTCGGGCTTTTTCGAATTCGGTAAGATTAGCTTCCTGTGTAGTAGGGAAGTTCAACGCCCTGTCACCTGGCAAAGCTCTTGTATTTTCGTCTGCTTCTCTCTGCGTCAACTTTTCGAACATCGCTGTATATTCCGCCAAGCCGAGCTTGAGCCCAGCTTTGGGGGGGTTTTGGAATCTGTCCCATGCCTCGTGTGCATTGCGCGTGGCTCTAATAGAGGCTTCCCAAATCCCTATCTTTCGGCGCTTCCCTGGTAATATTCGTTGTTGGATTGTCGGTGTCCCATCTGGAGACATTCCCTGCAGGATATCAACAGCGTCGTCATAGTCATTTTTCGCGAATCCGGCCTCTTGCATCAGCACTCCCGCTCGTACAGACCGACTCCAGTTGTCTTCAGGGTCCATTTCTTCGTCCATGCCGTCTCCCGGTCGTAAATATGGGGGCCACGTAGGCGCGTGTCTGACAGAACTATGTATCTCAACGTGATTCTTGGGCATGCCTGCTAATACTGTTCTGATGGCTCGAAATCCCTCCGCATCCACAAGCAGTTGTCGTTTCAATTTGGAGGACACAGCGAGAAGTATCCTTTGTGCTtcccaaaagaaagaattagGCAATGACTGCCGAATCGTACGTTTGCGGTGGTCCGAACCAAGTAGCTTGAGGCCATGATTGAACACGGCGCATTGAGCTTGGTAGATCTCTTCTTGTGGCAAGGATGATTCCGCTATAGCCTCGATATACCGGACTGCTAGATCTGCTAGTTTGATGATGAGCCTAGGGTCAAGTCGAATGCAATGGCGTGCAAGCAGGGACATGTTGAGGTTGAAATTTGCCGATCCGAATGCCCCTCTAGGTGGTATATAGAATTTAGCTTTCGATTTGTCTAGTCCATTGCTCGCCGCCTCTGGATACCAAGAACCGCAATAATCGATCAGACGATTGAGGTTGTCGAGGCTAGTAAACCTGGACGATGATCTTagaagaaaatggaaaaTAAAGGCCGGCTTGTACGAATCGCGTTCAAGAAACCTTTCACATCGCACATCATCTGTTTTGCCTTCGAGGATATACATGTAATAGGCCAAATCCTCATATGAGTGGCCATTTCGCCGCGCGATACTCATTGCTCTCTCCCATTCATATACAGATGGGAGTAAATCGAGAAGATATTTCTGGCTCGGTTCTTGCGCCGCTGTTTTGCGAATTATCATCTGTAGCAAGATGATTGGAGGTCGAACACTTCGGCTCTCCGCGGCGAGTCTCTTCCAGTACAGGGCATGTTCGTTGGGCTCCAATACTTTCTTTAGAAAGAGGCTGGGTGATCTGTTGCGCCACGCTTCAAGAGTAGCAGAGACGGGCTCAGCTTTGCGGCGGCGTCGTGGGCGCAGGGACTTGTTCAACTGAGTGGAAGTGCCCTGAGCACTGTCGGGATCGATAGGGTCGGTAGAGGTCTCCCTAGGCCGCTGTTGTCGCGTAGGACGGTCCGCTGGAAGCCTATGTTGAAAAGCGTACCGGGTGTCGGAATTATGTGGGTGAATTGCAGCCGCCCGGGAGGCCAGCCGAGAAGATTGGGGTTCAAAAATGCGATCGTCTTGGTCAAATCTGGAAATCTTGCCAG
It encodes:
- a CDS encoding uncharacterized protein (EggNog:ENOG41) — protein: MLRNATRKLEQRRPAPCQLFQTSLTACRPLLQRCSRRMFASSQSAVAEGHETGKISRFDQDDRIFEPQSSRLASRAAAIHPHNSDTRYAFQHRLPADRPTRQQRPRETSTDPIDPDSAQGTSTQLNKSLRPRRRRKAEPVSATLEAWRNRSPSLFLKKVLEPNEHALYWKRLAAESRSVRPPIILLQMIIRKTAAQEPSQKYLLDLLPSVYEWERAMSIARRNGHSYEDLAYYMYILEGKTDDVRCERFLERDSYKPAFIFHFLLRSSSRFTSLDNLNRLIDYCGSWYPEAASNGLDKSKAKFYIPPRGAFGSANFNLNMSLLARHCIRLDPRLIIKLADLAVRYIEAIAESSLPQEEIYQAQCAVFNHGLKLLGSDHRKRTIRQSLPNSFFWEAQRILLAVSSKLKRQLLVDAEGFRAIRTVLAGMPKNHVEIHSSVRHAPTWPPYLRPGDGMDEEMDPEDNWSRSVRAGVLMQEAGFAKNDYDDAVDILQGMSPDGTPTIQQRILPGKRRKIGIWEASIRATRNAHEAWDRFQNPPKAGLKLGLAEYTAMFEKLTQREADENTRALPGDRALNFPTTQEANLTEFEKARIRPPSISQLYERMQLDGIRPTGSCLQILVANTESMEMARKYLHDSDGTGALYRLMSQEMDVQALKKVPISLISACIQVMIRQEGKLARKYMIRAIELAEQRLGTDRTPLSDFIWGAILKHLSQHHYGLRIAVHQQLKLSLHIIKKLDGPSGITLPQFIQFSKTLRKIAKRELGQLSTEMESGSLKIENHALWPLYDGKSRHRDAMHWDTFDDKSGALDLFRALRASTLQMNELFDKLLLHERDSRQLLGAKELEPLEGMMWRKDPARSEHAYEYMLSLAYLGEFQQMAQLLKWLIQEWGQPGVVQALSDVDEPPPYADFVETLCAFRLLAEPMLEQGEVESLREAIGVAGLNWSWPDEEAVEAYAEMQEDESINILARVLERVRLSWADTRREAET